The genomic window GAGAAAGAGGCGATCTCTATGAGCAAACGAGTGATCATATTAAATTTTGAGTTGGAAAGTCAAGCTTATCAAGCATTTTCTGAAATCAAAAAGCTTCACATGACAAGAGCAATCAAAGGCGAACAAATGGCGGTCATCAGCCATGTTTCAAATGGGGCACATCAATTTAAAATCGAAGACTTTTTAGATTTTACTGGAAACAATAAATCTTCTAAAGGCGGCCTTATCGGAATGTTAGTAGGTGTTTTAGGCGGACCATTAGGGATTTTGTTAGGCTGGTTTGCCGGTGGGATGATTGGTGCGAGCCAAGACGCAAAAGAAATCAAAGATGCACAAACTGTGTTTGATTTTGTGGGCAATAAGATCGGTGAAGGTGCAACAGGTCTGATATTAATTGCGGAAGAAGAGGATAACCGACCATTGAATCAACTTGTGATGATGGAATTAGGTGGAGAAATCACTCGTTTGGATTATGAAGAAGTAGAGCAAGACGTTCATGATGCAACAGAAGTTGAAAAACATGCAAAAGAAACAGCGCAGAAAAATTGGGATGAAAAACATCAAAAGCCAACCGCTGGCTCAGAGGATTCTACACCTTCTGAATAAGAAGAAAGCATCGAGAGTAGTATTTATTCAATCTTTTGGTTCAGGGAAAATCTTTCTATGAACAAATATCCTACGACTTTCGGTTGATTGTCAGTTGATTTTCCCCTAAAATTAATAAGAATGAATAGAAAGTCAGGTAAATTATGGAACTAGAATTTTTAGGTACAGGTGCAGGCGTTCCTGCAAAACATCGCAATGTCTCAAGCATCGCATTGAAACTATTAGACGAGCGAAATGAGATTTGGTTGTTTGATTGCGGTGAAGGCACACAGATGCAGATCCTGCGAACGAACATCCGCCCAAGAAAAATAGAAAAAATCTTTATCACTCACCTTCATGGCGATCATATTTTTGGTTTGCCAGGGTTGATCAGTAGTCGTTCTTTTCAAGGTGGTGAAACACCTTTAGA from Enterococcus sp. DIV1094 includes these protein-coding regions:
- a CDS encoding DUF1269 domain-containing protein, with the protein product MSKRVIILNFELESQAYQAFSEIKKLHMTRAIKGEQMAVISHVSNGAHQFKIEDFLDFTGNNKSSKGGLIGMLVGVLGGPLGILLGWFAGGMIGASQDAKEIKDAQTVFDFVGNKIGEGATGLILIAEEEDNRPLNQLVMMELGGEITRLDYEEVEQDVHDATEVEKHAKETAQKNWDEKHQKPTAGSEDSTPSE